A region of Thermococcus piezophilus DNA encodes the following proteins:
- a CDS encoding radical SAM protein, translating to MIEVRLPHTIFEDLGESVRLIWRRTLYADFEKDELKRVLGRKYRVFPDISVRDGALIIDTDYPEIEKYIVIYIQNNLGALLRNRYTKRKVLYVHEGMDVPLLGYNAFGLIDRGTNLIQVRGVSGCNMSCIFCSVDEGPYSRTRKLDYVVDVDYLMKWFDYVARIKGKGLEAHIDGQGEPLLYPFSVELVQALREHPNVRVISMQSNGTLLNDKLVEELAEAGLDRVNLSLHSLDPEKAKMLMGRKDYDLQHVLDMAEALVNAGIDVLLAPVIIFGINDNEAEAFIEFARMIGAGKRWPALGFQNYIPYKFGRNPTITKLVPFKKFYEWLRELEMKTGMKPLVLKPHHFGMEKREFIPLAFRPGEIVKAEVVLPGRIQGEMLAKARNRLIEVISTDAEVGDRIKVRIVRTRHGIYIGTPV from the coding sequence ATGATTGAGGTGAGGCTCCCACATACTATCTTTGAAGACCTCGGTGAGAGTGTGAGGTTAATCTGGAGGAGGACGCTCTACGCTGACTTCGAAAAAGATGAACTCAAGAGGGTTCTGGGGCGAAAGTATAGGGTTTTCCCGGACATAAGCGTGAGAGACGGGGCGCTCATCATTGATACTGATTATCCCGAAATAGAGAAGTACATCGTGATATACATCCAGAACAACCTCGGTGCACTCCTCAGGAACCGCTACACCAAGAGAAAAGTCCTCTACGTTCACGAGGGGATGGACGTTCCCCTCCTTGGCTATAACGCCTTTGGTTTAATAGACAGGGGCACAAACCTTATTCAGGTAAGGGGAGTCAGCGGCTGCAACATGAGCTGCATCTTCTGCTCCGTTGATGAGGGGCCCTACTCTAGGACGAGGAAGCTCGACTACGTGGTGGACGTTGACTATCTGATGAAATGGTTTGACTATGTAGCCAGAATCAAGGGTAAGGGCTTAGAAGCTCACATCGACGGCCAAGGAGAGCCACTTCTCTATCCTTTTAGCGTGGAGCTAGTTCAGGCCCTAAGGGAGCACCCGAATGTTAGGGTAATCTCGATGCAGAGCAACGGGACTCTGCTGAATGATAAACTCGTGGAAGAACTTGCCGAGGCAGGTCTCGATAGGGTGAACCTCTCACTCCATTCCTTAGACCCGGAGAAGGCCAAGATGCTTATGGGGCGGAAGGACTACGACCTCCAGCACGTCCTGGACATGGCCGAGGCTTTGGTGAATGCGGGCATCGACGTCCTCCTCGCCCCGGTCATAATCTTTGGCATCAACGACAACGAGGCAGAGGCCTTTATTGAGTTCGCGAGGATGATTGGAGCTGGTAAGAGATGGCCCGCCCTTGGCTTCCAGAACTACATACCATATAAGTTCGGCAGGAATCCAACTATAACCAAGCTCGTTCCGTTTAAGAAGTTCTACGAGTGGCTCCGCGAGCTGGAGATGAAAACTGGAATGAAGCCCCTCGTCCTGAAGCCTCACCACTTTGGCATGGAGAAGCGTGAGTTCATCCCCCTTGCCTTCAGGCCCGGGGAGATTGTAAAGGCTGAGGTTGTTCTGCCAGGCAGAATCCAGGGCGAGATGCTGGCTAAGGCCAGAAACAGGCTTATCGAGGTTATCAGCACGGATGCTGAGGTCGGTGACAGGATAAAGGTAAGGATAGTCAGGACGAGGCACGGGATTTACATAGGGACGCCAGTTTGA
- a CDS encoding proton-conducting transporter membrane subunit: protein MINELFIIIFAPLVAGVIAWALDIKGIRELLGVAGAAVPLAYLIKLYPTIESDGMVNYTLNFAGFSFEFMLTHLSWVFAMIAGVVGLAAVLGIVSTAKKGYEWLFALMSLTGVYGVFIAYDLLGFFIFWEIMTFGSFMMVLKYNKAASLKYFVLSVIGAYAMLIAISIIYAKVGSFSFIEVYRAFSQDAALATVGSSPLFSRGEIALIFGLFLVAFGVKAGMFPLHVWAPDAYSETNQSYTAMFSGVLSKTGVYGFILIYMLIGYRLLYEFGTIRTVPKFGYIIAFLGGLTIIVGGILAALQEDIRKLFAYSSISQLGYILVGIGVGTALSIEASIYHAISHALFKGLFFLIVATIIYRTGKTEFKDMGGLAEKMPVTFAMAFVAILSLAGIPPMVGFASKWLIFESVISQNMPILGAMVFFGSAVGFVYLIRFTYAVWFGQRPTDLDDTKDAPLPLAIGMGILAVLNVVFGVAPGLVAQELNKIFGREVIGGTIWELNLGFGKYNGLLLTVWFVVGMLIAAIVYFMGAKVRKVPITDTYQSGNPVTMEYNLTIRRNFFLPLKEALSFWLRMSFDRFYKDVGKTVEDFAETMRNYVYNGNVQNYAWYLVIILLILAMWGV, encoded by the coding sequence ATGATTAACGAACTTTTCATAATCATTTTCGCGCCGCTCGTTGCGGGAGTCATCGCCTGGGCGCTCGACATAAAGGGAATCAGAGAGCTGCTCGGCGTCGCTGGAGCTGCGGTTCCATTGGCTTACCTCATCAAGCTATACCCAACCATCGAGTCAGATGGAATGGTAAACTACACCCTCAACTTTGCAGGGTTCAGCTTTGAGTTTATGCTTACCCACCTGAGCTGGGTATTCGCCATGATAGCCGGCGTCGTCGGACTGGCTGCGGTCCTCGGCATTGTCTCAACGGCCAAGAAGGGCTATGAGTGGCTCTTCGCTCTCATGAGCCTCACGGGAGTCTACGGAGTATTCATAGCCTACGACCTGCTGGGCTTCTTCATCTTCTGGGAAATCATGACCTTCGGAAGCTTCATGATGGTGCTCAAGTACAACAAAGCGGCATCACTCAAATACTTCGTGCTCAGCGTCATCGGAGCCTACGCAATGCTCATAGCGATAAGTATAATATACGCCAAAGTAGGCTCCTTCAGCTTTATAGAAGTTTACAGAGCTTTCTCACAGGACGCAGCACTAGCGACTGTCGGCTCATCTCCCCTCTTCAGTAGAGGTGAAATTGCATTAATCTTCGGTCTCTTCCTGGTCGCCTTCGGCGTTAAAGCCGGGATGTTCCCGCTTCACGTCTGGGCACCCGATGCCTACAGCGAGACCAACCAGAGCTACACCGCGATGTTCAGCGGCGTCCTCAGCAAGACAGGCGTTTACGGATTTATCCTCATCTACATGCTCATAGGCTACCGCCTGCTCTACGAATTCGGAACGATTAGAACCGTCCCCAAGTTCGGCTACATCATAGCATTCCTCGGCGGTCTAACCATTATCGTCGGCGGCATCCTCGCGGCGCTCCAGGAGGACATCAGAAAGCTCTTCGCCTACTCCAGTATAAGCCAGCTCGGCTACATCCTCGTGGGCATAGGCGTTGGGACGGCATTGAGCATTGAAGCCTCCATCTACCACGCCATCAGCCACGCCCTCTTCAAGGGACTGTTCTTCCTCATAGTGGCCACCATAATCTACCGCACCGGAAAGACGGAGTTCAAGGACATGGGCGGCCTGGCAGAGAAGATGCCAGTAACATTTGCGATGGCCTTCGTAGCAATACTCAGCCTCGCAGGAATTCCGCCGATGGTCGGCTTCGCCAGCAAGTGGCTAATCTTCGAGTCGGTCATAAGCCAGAACATGCCAATACTCGGTGCGATGGTGTTCTTTGGAAGCGCCGTAGGTTTCGTTTACCTCATCAGATTCACCTACGCAGTCTGGTTCGGTCAGAGGCCAACCGACCTTGACGACACCAAGGACGCTCCATTGCCACTCGCCATAGGCATGGGCATACTTGCGGTGCTCAATGTCGTCTTCGGTGTCGCTCCAGGTCTTGTGGCCCAAGAGCTGAACAAAATATTCGGCAGAGAGGTCATCGGTGGAACTATCTGGGAGCTGAACCTCGGCTTCGGTAAGTACAACGGCCTCCTCCTCACCGTCTGGTTCGTGGTCGGCATGCTCATCGCGGCCATAGTCTACTTCATGGGTGCCAAGGTCAGAAAGGTTCCGATAACTGACACATATCAGTCAGGAAACCCAGTAACGATGGAGTACAACCTCACCATCAGGAGGAACTTCTTCCTTCCGCTCAAGGAGGCCCTGTCCTTCTGGCTCAGGATGAGCTTCGACAGGTTCTACAAGGACGTTGGAAAGACCGTTGAGGACTTCGCCGAGACCATGAGGAACTACGTCTACAACGGAAACGTCCAGAACTACGCCTGGTATCTCGTCATAATCCTGCTAATCCTCGCGATGTGGGGGGTGTGA
- a CDS encoding respiratory chain complex I subunit 1 family protein — MIEVALKALFILIYATFVGFMFMGIIRKVSARIHRRVGPPIYQPILDTIKFFGKKENITHGLIYDFGIIYALGATILALFFIPLGSVSILRAYGDLILITFLLEIPMLGIMFAAMSSGNPYAGIGAQRALLTMLAIQVPLGFAIIALAEFYGTFSTYEIVMAQQISGWSIIHLPLLLAAIAYDIVLQAMFGKEPFDIMIAPGEISLGPMVEFGGKHMGILQIQHAIGLFAETLFFSNIFLGGAVITAFASPILNTIASLAILLVKQIAVLLIAVFVSTIFPRFTIDQAAKFYWKWPTIIAALGAILASL, encoded by the coding sequence ATGATCGAGGTAGCGCTGAAGGCTTTATTCATCCTAATTTATGCGACCTTCGTCGGGTTCATGTTCATGGGAATAATCAGGAAAGTGAGCGCAAGGATACACAGAAGAGTAGGACCGCCAATCTATCAGCCCATACTTGACACCATTAAGTTCTTCGGCAAGAAGGAGAACATTACCCACGGATTAATCTACGACTTCGGCATCATCTACGCCCTTGGAGCCACAATACTGGCTTTGTTCTTCATCCCGCTGGGAAGCGTCAGCATACTCAGGGCCTACGGTGACCTCATCCTCATCACCTTCCTCCTCGAGATACCTATGCTGGGGATAATGTTCGCTGCAATGAGCTCAGGGAACCCCTATGCAGGAATAGGTGCCCAGAGGGCCCTGCTTACTATGCTCGCCATTCAGGTGCCTCTCGGCTTCGCAATAATAGCCCTCGCAGAGTTTTACGGAACCTTCAGTACCTACGAGATAGTCATGGCCCAGCAGATCAGCGGATGGAGTATAATACACCTGCCGCTCCTCTTAGCCGCCATAGCCTACGACATCGTCCTTCAGGCAATGTTCGGCAAGGAGCCCTTCGACATCATGATTGCACCAGGTGAAATCTCCCTCGGTCCGATGGTCGAGTTCGGCGGAAAACACATGGGAATACTCCAAATACAGCACGCCATAGGCCTCTTCGCAGAGACGCTGTTCTTCAGCAACATATTCCTTGGTGGAGCAGTTATTACTGCCTTTGCAAGCCCGATACTGAACACCATCGCCAGCCTTGCAATACTCCTCGTCAAGCAGATAGCGGTGCTTCTCATAGCGGTATTCGTCAGCACGATATTCCCGAGGTTCACGATTGACCAGGCGGCCAAGTTCTACTGGAAGTGGCCGACCATCATAGCCGCACTCGGAGCGATACTTGCAAGCCTGTGA
- a CDS encoding Na+/H+ antiporter subunit E — translation MGEASRISRYLYTVIVLFAIWLFLTASLDPQELGFGLLLSLIVGAFTYEIFTTNGLANLHPKRIAYAIAYIPYFLWAMIMANLDVAYRVLHPKRPINPGIVECRTVLKSDVGKLSLANSITLTPGTITLDVKGDRYFIHWIDVKDDSIEGASKNITEPFEKFLKVIFG, via the coding sequence ATGGGAGAAGCAAGCAGGATAAGCCGCTATCTGTATACGGTTATCGTGTTGTTTGCAATATGGCTGTTTCTAACGGCCAGTTTAGACCCACAAGAACTCGGATTCGGCCTGCTACTGTCTCTAATCGTTGGGGCCTTCACTTACGAGATATTCACAACCAATGGCCTCGCAAACCTGCATCCAAAGAGAATCGCCTACGCAATAGCCTACATACCCTACTTCCTCTGGGCCATGATCATGGCCAACCTCGACGTGGCCTACCGGGTTCTTCACCCAAAGAGGCCCATAAACCCGGGAATCGTTGAGTGCAGAACCGTTCTCAAGAGCGACGTTGGAAAGCTCAGCCTTGCGAACTCAATAACCCTTACGCCGGGAACCATCACCCTCGACGTAAAGGGCGACAGGTACTTTATTCACTGGATAGACGTTAAGGACGACTCGATTGAAGGCGCTTCTAAGAACATAACCGAGCCCTTTGAAAAGTTCCTGAAGGTGATCTTCGGATGA
- a CDS encoding monovalent cation/H+ antiporter complex subunit F produces the protein MIGINIYLTLITIATLLSMYRVFRGPTTVDRLVAVDIMTTITTGLMVLFALYYKRMIFLDVALVYAILAFGGVIAFARYLEGGV, from the coding sequence ATGATAGGGATTAACATATACCTCACCCTTATAACCATAGCAACGCTCCTGAGCATGTACAGGGTCTTCAGAGGGCCCACGACCGTCGATAGGCTCGTTGCAGTGGACATCATGACTACCATAACCACCGGACTCATGGTGCTCTTCGCGCTCTACTACAAGAGGATGATATTCCTCGACGTTGCCCTCGTGTATGCGATCCTCGCCTTTGGAGGAGTCATAGCCTTCGCGCGCTACCTGGAGGGAGGAGTATGA
- a CDS encoding NADH-quinone oxidoreductase subunit K, with the protein MISVYYFGAIALILIGLYAILIKRNLLKILVGLSIMETGVNLLLISIGYVSGKSAPILSEGIGPSQAVDPIPQALVLTAIVIGVATTAMALSVAILIYEKYGTLNVEEIRRLRG; encoded by the coding sequence ATGATAAGCGTCTACTACTTTGGAGCCATAGCGCTTATCCTGATAGGCCTCTACGCCATACTCATCAAGAGGAACCTGCTCAAAATCCTCGTTGGGCTAAGCATAATGGAAACCGGCGTCAACCTGCTCCTCATCAGCATTGGCTACGTGAGCGGTAAGAGCGCCCCGATACTGAGCGAAGGAATAGGTCCGAGCCAGGCAGTTGACCCGATTCCGCAGGCATTGGTTCTCACGGCTATAGTTATTGGAGTTGCTACCACCGCCATGGCTCTTAGCGTTGCCATACTGATTTACGAAAAGTACGGAACCCTTAACGTTGAAGAGATAAGGAGGTTGAGAGGATGA
- a CDS encoding NuoB/complex I 20 kDa subunit family protein codes for MVDWRLFEPLFNYARKKSLWIVSFCTGCGGIEMPPLMTSRYDLERFGMMPDPSPRQYDLFLITGYVTPKTLKRIIITYEMAPDPKYVLAHGSCPLNGGIYWDAYNAIKHLDKYIPVDVVIAGCMPRPEAVMDGIQKIMEMIENGTADGWKRYKENYEWYKKNQDELFGEGWREREARRWIPWLMDKKKEE; via the coding sequence ATGGTGGACTGGAGACTCTTTGAACCTCTCTTTAATTATGCGAGAAAGAAGAGCCTTTGGATTGTGTCGTTCTGTACCGGATGCGGCGGTATAGAGATGCCGCCCCTCATGACGTCAAGGTATGACCTAGAGCGATTCGGCATGATGCCAGACCCGAGCCCAAGGCAGTACGACCTCTTTCTCATCACGGGCTACGTTACGCCGAAGACCCTCAAGAGAATCATAATCACCTACGAGATGGCACCTGATCCAAAGTACGTCCTGGCCCACGGCTCCTGCCCGCTCAACGGTGGAATCTACTGGGACGCCTACAACGCCATCAAGCACCTCGACAAGTACATCCCGGTCGATGTCGTCATAGCCGGATGTATGCCGAGGCCAGAGGCAGTCATGGATGGAATCCAGAAGATAATGGAGATGATTGAGAACGGAACAGCAGACGGATGGAAGAGGTACAAGGAGAACTATGAGTGGTACAAGAAGAACCAGGACGAACTCTTCGGCGAAGGATGGCGTGAGAGGGAAGCCAGGAGGTGGATCCCATGGCTGATGGACAAGAAAAAGGAGGAGTGA
- a CDS encoding regulator codes for MWGKIEHYFDEYPVRKQIAKTLLKYGLRVSDDMKIKAGDIEVPYTKIAKALDVDRRVVKETVGMILKIPELKEIYTNLEPTVHMKYVGRHVGYGVIEIEPEPRAIGILAKIAQKIAERDINIVQVVAEDPELYPEATLTIITEKPIPGDLINELSKLEGVKRISIY; via the coding sequence ATGTGGGGAAAGATTGAGCATTACTTTGATGAATATCCCGTCAGAAAGCAGATTGCCAAGACCCTTCTCAAGTACGGCCTTCGTGTGTCGGACGACATGAAGATTAAAGCCGGGGACATCGAGGTTCCCTACACAAAGATAGCCAAGGCCCTCGACGTCGACAGGCGTGTTGTGAAAGAGACTGTCGGGATGATACTCAAGATACCCGAGCTGAAGGAGATTTACACCAACCTAGAGCCCACGGTTCACATGAAGTACGTCGGAAGGCACGTCGGCTACGGCGTTATCGAAATCGAACCCGAGCCAAGGGCCATAGGAATACTTGCCAAGATAGCCCAGAAGATAGCCGAGAGAGACATCAACATCGTTCAGGTGGTTGCCGAAGATCCGGAGCTCTACCCAGAGGCAACACTCACGATAATCACCGAGAAACCCATCCCTGGTGACCTGATAAACGAGCTCTCCAAGCTTGAGGGAGTCAAGAGGATTTCGATTTATTGA
- a CDS encoding proton-conducting transporter membrane subunit, with translation MNEQYAALLIALPLISAFFVPVFKGIGKNAVRYFLLLVTALQTGIAAWVFKEVYTTGQPIIVIAGGWKPPVGINLYIGHFAALFVLIIAVVSLVMAVFSISAVKTEPIDKYAMLFLLLMLGATGMIATGDIFNLFVFMEITAISAYALTAYNKTGEAAEASMKYIILGGIGSSFFLIGVALIYGSLGTLNMAQIAQLAATMNPTVAQVGLALIIFGLAVEAEIFPLNTWAPDAYQAAPHPITVMFSAFVVKAALYAMARLIYLMSDVGSWNSVLRMLIIMATLTVVVAELAALRQKNVKRMISYSSIAQVGLIALAFALGTQAGVDAGVFHMINHAVVKALLFLAVGYVAITIGGAEMENFKGLGKKMPWTAFAISIGAIATVGIPLFNVFWSKVRIILATIDVGYTWAAVLVLSASVVEAVYYFRLLHVIWFEGEGEKINESFVIGLMMLFLAALVVAIGVYPDYVWELARKAGEDIFNVTQYVKNVPLMGVGA, from the coding sequence ATGAACGAGCAGTACGCTGCTCTGCTCATAGCGTTACCCCTCATCAGCGCGTTCTTCGTCCCCGTGTTTAAGGGAATTGGAAAGAACGCCGTCAGGTACTTCCTCCTCCTCGTCACGGCCCTCCAGACTGGAATAGCGGCGTGGGTTTTTAAGGAGGTCTACACCACAGGTCAGCCCATTATAGTCATCGCCGGCGGCTGGAAGCCACCCGTGGGAATAAACCTCTACATCGGTCACTTTGCGGCACTTTTCGTGCTCATAATAGCGGTCGTCAGCCTCGTCATGGCAGTCTTCAGCATCAGCGCCGTTAAAACTGAGCCAATAGACAAATACGCCATGCTATTCCTCCTGCTGATGCTCGGTGCCACTGGAATGATAGCGACCGGTGACATCTTCAACCTCTTCGTCTTCATGGAGATAACTGCAATAAGCGCCTACGCACTTACCGCCTACAACAAGACCGGCGAAGCGGCCGAGGCTTCAATGAAGTACATCATCCTCGGTGGAATCGGTTCAAGCTTCTTCCTCATCGGTGTCGCTTTAATCTACGGCTCCCTTGGAACCCTCAACATGGCTCAGATAGCCCAGCTCGCTGCGACTATGAACCCGACCGTTGCCCAAGTCGGCCTCGCGCTGATAATCTTCGGCTTGGCCGTTGAGGCAGAGATATTTCCGCTCAACACCTGGGCACCCGACGCCTATCAGGCAGCACCGCACCCAATCACCGTCATGTTCTCAGCCTTCGTCGTCAAGGCTGCCCTCTACGCGATGGCGAGGCTAATCTATCTCATGAGCGACGTCGGAAGCTGGAACTCCGTGCTCAGGATGCTCATAATAATGGCCACCCTCACCGTCGTCGTTGCCGAGCTTGCCGCGCTCAGGCAGAAGAACGTCAAGAGGATGATATCCTACTCGAGCATTGCTCAGGTCGGCTTAATAGCCCTTGCATTTGCCCTCGGAACTCAGGCCGGCGTTGATGCAGGAGTGTTTCACATGATCAACCACGCGGTAGTCAAGGCCCTCCTGTTCCTCGCCGTCGGCTACGTGGCGATAACTATCGGCGGTGCAGAGATGGAGAACTTTAAGGGGCTTGGAAAGAAGATGCCGTGGACGGCCTTCGCAATTTCAATCGGTGCCATAGCCACGGTCGGAATACCGCTCTTCAACGTCTTCTGGAGCAAGGTCAGAATAATCCTGGCCACCATAGACGTCGGCTACACCTGGGCGGCCGTGCTCGTTCTTTCAGCGAGCGTCGTGGAGGCAGTCTATTACTTCAGGCTACTTCACGTGATATGGTTCGAAGGAGAAGGAGAAAAGATCAACGAGAGCTTTGTCATCGGCCTCATGATGCTCTTCCTCGCGGCCCTTGTGGTGGCAATAGGCGTCTATCCAGACTACGTCTGGGAGCTCGCCAGGAAGGCTGGAGAGGACATCTTCAACGTGACACAGTACGTTAAGAACGTTCCACTGATGGGGGTGGGAGCATGA
- a CDS encoding NADH-quinone oxidoreductase subunit C, which translates to MGEVKWEREQMLVDKILEKAPYAEGKVRRERRIEFSIPADRIRDFLMLLKENDFELMLQITTVDWPNDGELELIYQMWSVTHRTHAMVRTRIPRDLDKARIPTVKDIYPVAETYERDSHDFFGVYFEGNEKMEMPWILDDTEQGLFPHRKDFDMLTYVKKKYKLLDRFDEDKDNYVI; encoded by the coding sequence ATGGGGGAAGTCAAGTGGGAGAGAGAGCAGATGCTCGTTGACAAAATCCTTGAAAAAGCCCCCTACGCCGAGGGCAAGGTGCGGCGCGAACGGAGGATTGAGTTCAGCATTCCGGCAGACAGGATAAGGGACTTCCTCATGCTTCTCAAGGAGAACGACTTCGAGCTCATGCTCCAGATAACGACCGTCGACTGGCCCAACGACGGCGAGCTTGAGCTCATCTATCAGATGTGGAGCGTGACCCACAGAACCCACGCCATGGTCAGAACACGGATTCCGAGGGATCTCGATAAGGCAAGGATACCAACCGTCAAGGACATCTACCCTGTGGCTGAGACTTATGAGAGGGACTCCCACGACTTCTTTGGAGTCTACTTCGAGGGCAACGAGAAGATGGAGATGCCGTGGATCCTCGACGACACCGAGCAGGGGCTCTTCCCGCACAGAAAAGACTTCGACATGCTGACCTACGTGAAGAAGAAGTACAAACTGCTCGACAGGTTCGATGAGGATAAGGACAACTACGTGATTTGA
- a CDS encoding Na(+)/H(+) antiporter subunit B: protein MVVKRALAIITLLVIGYWLAVGLSQVPFGEDKMLIGQYYLNNVKDQTGAVNAVTAVVVNYRGFDTLGEVTVLFIASTGVGALLWKRKRKRTAKTEGSIVLTTGTRLLFPFVMLFGAYIFIHGHLTPGGGFPGGATVATAFLLLYLAYTAYEIPHRGFEVTEGLAGMGYVTVGLIGLAIGGYFLFDWIWQTWQFGTDNIGRLLSGGFIPIIYTIIGIKVGTELSGIIDNMVKEEVSE from the coding sequence ATGGTAGTCAAGCGGGCCTTGGCAATAATTACCCTCCTAGTCATCGGTTACTGGCTGGCCGTTGGGCTGTCTCAGGTTCCCTTCGGCGAGGACAAGATGCTCATCGGCCAGTACTACCTCAACAACGTGAAGGATCAGACTGGAGCGGTCAATGCCGTTACCGCGGTAGTTGTCAACTACCGTGGCTTCGATACCCTCGGTGAAGTCACCGTCCTGTTCATAGCCTCAACCGGTGTCGGTGCCCTGCTCTGGAAGAGAAAGAGGAAGAGAACCGCCAAGACAGAGGGAAGCATCGTCCTCACAACAGGTACGAGGCTGCTCTTCCCATTCGTGATGCTCTTCGGTGCCTACATCTTCATCCACGGACACCTCACCCCGGGCGGAGGATTCCCGGGCGGAGCAACGGTGGCTACTGCCTTCCTGCTGCTCTACCTGGCCTACACCGCCTACGAGATACCGCACAGGGGCTTTGAGGTTACAGAAGGACTGGCCGGCATGGGCTACGTTACCGTTGGTCTCATCGGCCTCGCGATAGGCGGCTACTTCCTCTTCGACTGGATATGGCAGACCTGGCAGTTTGGAACCGACAACATCGGCAGGCTCCTCAGCGGCGGCTTCATACCGATAATCTACACCATAATCGGCATCAAGGTCGGAACCGAACTCAGCGGAATCATTGACAACATGGTCAAAGAGGAGGTGAGCGAATGA
- a CDS encoding DUF4040 domain-containing protein: protein MNLAYYIPHLIVAIMVVSAILAVEWKDLLAAVVGMAAVSLFASLLFFFLQAPDVAMTEAAIGAALSGAIFIFAIKRTQRYETEDEEKPGWWVRW from the coding sequence ATGAACCTCGCATATTACATCCCCCACTTAATAGTTGCAATTATGGTAGTCTCCGCAATCCTAGCAGTTGAGTGGAAGGACCTACTAGCTGCGGTCGTCGGAATGGCAGCGGTTAGTCTGTTCGCCTCACTGCTGTTCTTCTTCCTGCAGGCGCCAGACGTTGCCATGACCGAGGCTGCCATAGGTGCAGCGCTGAGCGGTGCAATCTTCATATTCGCAATTAAGAGAACCCAGAGGTATGAGACCGAGGATGAAGAAAAGCCCGGGTGGTGGGTGAGATGGTAG
- the mnhG gene encoding monovalent cation/H(+) antiporter subunit G, with the protein MSALTIIGEVLVLLGTFFYFLSALGLIRMPDVYNRMQTSTKSATLGSLGVFVGVGIWALGTDYGSIAWLTKTVVIAVFLLLTNPISAHALIRAAYKSGIPLWEGSVVDKYKEHLEAEAKTEEGGEE; encoded by the coding sequence ATGAGCGCCCTTACAATAATCGGCGAAGTTCTCGTCCTGTTGGGGACGTTCTTTTACTTCCTGTCGGCGTTGGGCCTAATCAGGATGCCAGACGTCTACAACAGGATGCAGACCTCAACCAAGAGCGCCACCCTCGGCTCCCTTGGTGTCTTCGTCGGCGTTGGAATATGGGCCCTTGGAACCGACTACGGAAGCATTGCATGGCTCACCAAGACGGTAGTGATAGCGGTCTTCCTGCTGCTCACCAACCCAATAAGCGCCCACGCGCTCATAAGGGCAGCGTACAAGAGCGGAATCCCGCTGTGGGAGGGTAGCGTCGTTGATAAGTACAAAGAACACCTCGAAGCTGAGGCAAAGACGGAGGAGGGTGGTGAGGAATGA